The stretch of DNA CACACTCAACAGATTACTTGTCAGCTCAGGCTTACTTTACTTATTTTGCTGTTGTTCGTTTAGGTGTTTTTTGCTAGCTCTTCTTTCCTTCCCGGCATTAATACTTACAGGACACAGTTGAATTTATCTGCTCTTATTTTAGATCACATTTTCTGTTTGCTAATTTtgatctatttttatttataaattttcaggAAAGTAAAGGGCACATCAAAATGAAGGCATTGATTCTGGTTGGGGGATTTGGAACAAGGTTGAGACCACTAACACTCAGTTTCCCTAAGCCTCTTGTTGATTTTGCTAACAAGCCTATGATTCTGCATCAGGTAAAGTTGTTTTAAGCATTTTTTTAGAAGGTTTTCATCTTTTGTAAATAGAAATGAATTAGGGATCTACTTTTTTGTAGAACCCCTTTTTCATGCAACATTTGATGCCTCCCTTCTATATGACAGATCTATAAATTTACGAGAAAAAAAATCTGCTTTATCCTAGATATATGAATAAAAAGAGCCAATTTTTGTGTGTGCATACATACAGCATTAGTATGTATTACGAGTGTCCTTTATGTCTATTTCCTTGATATGTTAGTAAAATTTAGTATACTTctgatttctttttttcaatttttcttgtttttcagATAGAGGCCCTTAAGGCCATTGGAGTTACTGAGGTGGTGCTAGCCATCAATTACCAACCAGAGGTAAAGATGTCTCTCCTTTCAATATTGTTTCAAGTCAATGCTTAAAAGAGATGTATGAGGCTAaactttattcattttttactcTGTTGTAATGCTTCCTACTGCAGGTTATGTTGAATTTTTTGAAGGATTTTGAAACAAAGCTTGGCATCAAGATCACGTGTTCTCAAGAAACTGAACCACTAGGAACAGCAGGTCCCCTGGCTCTTGCTAGGGATAAGCTGATAGATGACTCTGGAGAGCCCTTTTTTGTTCTCAACAGTGATGTTATCAGTGAGTACCCACTTAAAGAGATGATTGAATTCCATAAAGGCCATGGAGGAGAGGCTTCCATAATGGTAACAAAGGTAAGTGATTTGACAAAAAGTAAATCTGATTTTTTACATGTGAGACTGTACATTTGAAATTGGAGAATCCGACATCATTTTTTCATCTACTTGTGTAGGTGGACGAGCCATCAAAATATGGTGTGGTTGTGATGGAAGAGAAGACAGGGCAGGTTGATAAATTTGTTGAGAAACCAAAATTGTTTGTTGGCAACAAAATCAATGCTGGAATTTATCTGTTGAATCCCTCTGTTTTGGATCGAATTGAATTGAGGCCCACATCTATCGAGAAAGAGGTGTTTCCAAATATTGCTGCAGAGAAAAAGCTGTTTGCAATGGTACTGCCAGGATTCTGGATGGACATTGGACAGCCGAGGGACTATATTTCTGGCCTGAGGCTTTACCTGGACTCATTGAGGAAGAAGTCATCTTCTAAGTTGGCCAGTGGGTCTCAAATTGTGGGGAATGTCATTGTGGATGAGACAGCCAAAATTGGTGAGGGATGTCTCATTGGACCAGATGTTGCTATTGGTCCTGGCTGCATCATTGAACAAGGTGTTAGACTCAAAAGCTGCACAGTAATGCGAGGAGTGAGGGTTAAGAAGCATGCTTGTATATCCAGCAGTATTATTGGGTGGCATTCCACTGTTGGTCAATGGGCTCGAGTGGATAATATGACCATCCTCGGAGAAGATGTCCATGTATGTGATGAAATTTACAGCAATGGTGGTGTTGTTTTGCCCCACAAGGAGATCAAGTCAAATATTCTGAAGCCAGAGATTGTCATGTGAGTGAGGTCAGTGATGTTCAAATTGGTAGTATGTTGTGAGATGAGGTAGCAAATTATTCAGTCTGAAATATGCTTGTTCGtttcatttgttttcctttgtacTTCAtcccatttcttttttttttctctacaaATCAGTTTTTGGATTAGAGCGAGTGACGCCATTTCATTGATTAAGAAGGTCAGAATCTTTGTAAAGGGCGTATGTTTGGACTGTGCAAAAGTTGTGTATTTTCAGTGTgtatagaaataaattattggTTAGTTGTTTCTCCAACCATTGCAATTCTCACTGGGCAATCTAATACTGCTACAAAATTGACAATTAAGTTAGTTGATAGGTCATACTATCATAAGCAGTTAGACTTCATATTGAGTtgatataaaaagaatatatatatatatatatatatatctatatatatatatatatatatatatatatatatttatatattatgggGTCGAACGAGTGAGTGAGGCCTATATCTACTGGCAGAACAGAACCATGTGATGGAGGGACCATAAATTACTGccaaaatatcttttgaaataattgtgagcataatttattaatgaattCCTACTCATCTTATCCTTCGAAATAAAAGTTACTGCAAGTTTCGATTTTTATGCATCAGCTTGATTGAGGTTGCAATAGGGTTTCTTTTTTGTCATTGGATAAAGTTTTAGGAAAaaaagtgatatttctattttattttaaaaattaatttctcaatACTGTTACTTActcctaaatatatatttaaatatgcaTATTCTCTTTTTCACTAACCAAGTACAATGCATTACATAAACATGGGTAACATGGTGAGGGGCATTTATTCATGTATCGTACAAATTAAGTCGTATCTCCTTTTAGATCATTTTAATTTGGATAATTTGTTTACCCTAGTGAAGGAAAATCAAACTTGATTCCTTTTATACAGAAATGTACACCTTATTtgagaattatttatttattttctactaaagtAGTTATACAGAATTATTTTTCGCCAGAGATTGTGGTACGTTTGCGCACATGCCTGGCCCCTAAATTTGTGGATAAGTGTGTCTGAAGTCATGTCATGTCACATAACAAGAACAGAAACTTTTGGTTGTACGGCCTTGCCTTTATGTTTGTCTATATTAGAAAATTTTCAACACGGTGGATGGAAGTGGAGCATGATTTCATTATTGCAGCAATTTTTCCTGCTCACCACAAATGAAAATGCTACACATATAAACTTCCCACAAAAAcgttttaaaaagtaatacgAGGCATTGctttatgaaaaataaaggaaagtgACAGAAAGAGCAAAAGACAAAATAATTGGTGATGATTTAACTTGGGTGAGAGTGTATGACGCTTTGGGTGGTAGcgaatttattttctattcgacaaaaaaatgataatttatttttctagtcAAGAATAGCTTTTAATTAATGGGTAGCTTAAATAGAGACATTAACAAATCCAGATCCGCAATTACATGGATAATCAGGACAAACCAAACAATTTTCTTGACACCAGCACTTACTCAGGTATTATTagattagatttttttatagtaaaattacTTTTCGCCTCTATACTTCGATTATACTGTGTACACACCCTCGTATATTCTTTATGTATATTTAGAcgaatttattttctaaaacaaattttcaattgaagtgtttcttaattaatatatctaATGTAAAAGTAAACAAATGCTTCGGACGAAAAATTCTTCCCCTATAAATGGTCAAACCAA from Vigna unguiculata cultivar IT97K-499-35 chromosome 8, ASM411807v1, whole genome shotgun sequence encodes:
- the LOC114194557 gene encoding mannose-1-phosphate guanylyltransferase 1 is translated as MKALILVGGFGTRLRPLTLSFPKPLVDFANKPMILHQIEALKAIGVTEVVLAINYQPEVMLNFLKDFETKLGIKITCSQETEPLGTAGPLALARDKLIDDSGEPFFVLNSDVISEYPLKEMIEFHKGHGGEASIMVTKVDEPSKYGVVVMEEKTGQVDKFVEKPKLFVGNKINAGIYLLNPSVLDRIELRPTSIEKEVFPNIAAEKKLFAMVLPGFWMDIGQPRDYISGLRLYLDSLRKKSSSKLASGSQIVGNVIVDETAKIGEGCLIGPDVAIGPGCIIEQGVRLKSCTVMRGVRVKKHACISSSIIGWHSTVGQWARVDNMTILGEDVHVCDEIYSNGGVVLPHKEIKSNILKPEIVM